The proteins below are encoded in one region of Leptotrichia sp. oral taxon 218:
- a CDS encoding S-layer family protein: MPGDEVQFVAGKNLEVEQNLATGSQKYTYSLKKDVDLGPNGSLKAGPVTINNNGIDAGNKKISNVSPGTNNTDAANYGQVKAAKTTVTSADKSVVVSSSVDGTDGHTNYDLKVDVTKLDAANKSLSNINNAGKGVISDIARNSVDIIAGTNIKDVTKANTTNPDGTTKTTYTINANGARVVAGDGVTVATGTPGSNNITDYTVSVKNTTLTAAPGSTTVTAGDNNSYAKAGDVATAITNVGKASKTTVTSNDSSVTVVSKVDSGDGHVNYDLSVDTSKVAANTNLTYKANSGTGLTTTLANGLDFKNGDNTVATVGPNGEVKYSLNPTVAGINSITTNGGNTVINDNGITTPKVTINNAPTVGTDATNKDYVDSTKTKVTSNDSSVVINKTTSGNQDVYDLSVDVTKLDAANKSLSNINNDGNKVISNIARKSIDVVAGTNIKDIVKNDVQNSDGTTTTTYTINANGAKVLAGDGVTVATGTPGSNNITDYTVSVKNTTLTAAPGSTTVTAGDNNSYAKAGDVATAITKVGAASKTELQNGTNTNVTSHQGTAGQTIYQVNADKSEVAVTGTGLSLDSKTTTDSNGTKTTKYTLGLDTTQLTTTGGKVDAPTDPGKVVTAGDIATAINSAGWNVVAGNTGTGTTSGNVANKLITPGETVKLQAGDNLNVDQSGGIFTYSLKKDISLDSVTTGDTKVANGGITITNPSGNPVTLGPSGLNNGGNTITGVGNAVNDDDAVNLGQLKAVKNNPLKFGGDSGTVVTRKLGDQLDIKGGATGATTSGNIAVIADGNNTLNIQLAKNLTGLDSISTNGGNTVINDNGITTPKVTINNAPTAGTDATNKDYVDSTKTKVTSNDSSVVVNKTTSGNQDIYDLSVDVTKLDAANKSLSNINNAGNKVISDIARKSIDVVAGTNIKDIVKNDVQNSDGTTTTTYTINANGAKVLAGDGVTVATGTPGSNNITDYTVSVKNTTLTAAPGSTTVTAGDNNSYAKAGDVATAITNVGKASKTTVTSNDSSVTVVSKVDSGDGHVNYDLSVDTSKVAANTNLTYKANSGTGLTTTLANGLDFKDGDNTKATVGPNGEVKYSLNPTVAGINSITTNGGNTVINDNGVTTPSLTLTNSTPLTSSSGGKVTVPAGTGNQAVTGQTVANAINKLGDNTINLKASDGNITTKQSLNKDGGLEFNITGSNGITTTASGDTINITIAQSGLNTSTTGGKTTVTPVTGGNTYATAGDVATAIQNAVNNSGWNAVAGSTGTGTTSGSVSNKLITPGETVKLQAGDNLNVDQSGGTFTYSLKNDISLDSVTTGDTKVANGGITIGAGSNQVSLTNNGLNNGGNKITNVAAGTNKNDAVNVGQLNAAKTELENGTNTTVSSRTGSNGQTIYKVNTDFTSIADAIGGNTKFDPTTGKIDTSAANIGGTGQTNISDAVKAAITTVSSNDASVTVNKVQKSDGHYNYDLSVDTNKIAANTNLTYKANSGTGLTTTLANGLDFKDGDNTVATVGPNGEVKYSLNPTVAGINSITTNGGNTVINDNGVTTPSLTLTNSTPLTSSTGGKVTVPAGTGNQAVTGQTVANAINKLGDNTINLKASDGNITTKQSLNKDGGLEFNITGSNGITTTASGDTINVTIAQSGLNTSTTGGKTTVTPVTSGNTYATAGDVATAIQNAVNNSGWNAVAGSTGTGTTSGSVSNKLITPGETVKLQAGDNLNVDQSGETFTYSLKNDINVNSITAGNNKFDTSGLTISDAAGNKAITTPSGTTYTNAAGNTTVINPTGVVINKSAADPSKSVSLTDNGLDNGGNKITNVASGVNPTDAVNVSQLDKAINKSTYNGPVVYTNAAREKIVKANNGNYYKALDVDSDGNPLPGKLPVSSSDIQHSLLNADGSTTNPSTLDNVGKGKISSSSKQAINGSQLNNLGTQLGLTVDPSGTGFSNPTFAGLKNVNGSTGAAPTTFKDAVDQTIDKVNEGIIYGADNNTAGTRQQLGSRLTVESGDFASGGVNYKGQNLETSYVSDGAGNGKIIVGITENPEFNSVKAKTFTADDGAGNTTVTNGQGTTITDAAGNKNVATAAGNTYTNAAGNTTTVNSSGVTINKSAADPSKSVSLTNSGLDNGGNRITNIAAGVAPTDAVNVSQLGNAVNNLTTAINASKSEVVGGTNTNVTSSTGSNGQIVYKVDADGTTVSGGSSFVSVTQGTKDANNITDYKVDLAQGTKDKLNSIGTGNIAAGDNNTVTGSTVHNYIQNNPLTYTDDNGTTVTRNLGQNLNIMGRATGPLTTGNIGVVAAGPDTLELRLAENVDLGPNGRVTMGKTVVNDDGIKITGGPSVTSSGIDAGGKKVTNIAEGDISPTSNDAVTGRQVYNAISAGAADKATRAELAGVNNNLTAGIAGVAAMANLPQINDSASNRFNIAVAGGAYKNGRAMALGFSGVSDGGRFVYRASASLNNKRDVAVGLGVGYQFGKRDVMPNELDRMKSMVAFIEEQKDSYSRQLKQQLEQESRKNQENSELIRQLMQEVQELKNKSKKG, translated from the coding sequence ATGCCTGGAGATGAAGTTCAATTTGTTGCAGGGAAAAATTTGGAAGTGGAGCAAAATTTGGCGACAGGTTCGCAAAAATATACATATTCATTGAAAAAAGATGTGGATTTAGGACCAAATGGAAGTCTTAAAGCAGGGCCTGTAACAATTAATAATAACGGTATTGATGCTGGAAATAAAAAAATATCAAATGTTTCTCCTGGAACTAATAATACAGATGCGGCAAATTATGGACAAGTGAAAGCGGCGAAAACAACTGTAACTTCAGCAGATAAATCAGTAGTAGTGAGTTCAAGTGTTGATGGAACAGATGGACATACAAACTATGATTTGAAAGTTGATGTAACAAAACTGGATGCGGCAAATAAAAGTTTAAGTAACATTAATAATGCTGGAAAAGGTGTAATAAGCGATATTGCAAGAAATTCAGTGGACATAATAGCGGGAACAAACATAAAAGATGTAACGAAAGCGAACACAACAAATCCAGATGGTACAACAAAAACTACATATACAATAAATGCAAACGGAGCAAGAGTAGTAGCAGGAGATGGAGTGACAGTGGCGACAGGTACGCCAGGTTCAAACAATATTACAGATTACACAGTGTCAGTAAAAAATACGACATTGACAGCAGCGCCAGGGTCAACGACAGTAACAGCAGGAGATAATAACAGTTATGCAAAAGCAGGAGATGTGGCAACGGCGATAACAAATGTAGGGAAAGCATCGAAAACGACAGTAACTTCAAATGACAGTTCAGTAACTGTAGTTTCAAAGGTAGACTCAGGAGATGGACATGTAAATTATGATTTGTCGGTAGATACAAGCAAAGTAGCTGCGAATACAAACTTGACTTACAAGGCAAACAGCGGAACAGGTTTAACAACGACATTAGCAAACGGACTGGATTTCAAAAATGGAGATAATACAGTAGCGACAGTTGGACCGAATGGAGAAGTGAAATACAGCTTGAATCCGACAGTTGCAGGAATTAACAGTATTACAACAAATGGTGGAAATACAGTAATTAACGACAATGGAATTACAACGCCAAAAGTTACAATAAACAATGCGCCAACAGTGGGAACAGATGCGACAAATAAAGATTATGTAGACAGCACGAAAACGAAAGTGACATCGAATGACAGTTCGGTTGTAATAAATAAAACGACAAGCGGAAATCAAGACGTGTATGATTTGTCGGTAGATGTTACAAAACTGGATGCGGCAAACAAAAGTTTAAGCAACATCAATAATGATGGAAATAAAGTAATAAGTAATATTGCAAGAAAATCAATAGATGTAGTAGCAGGAACGAATATAAAAGATATAGTTAAAAATGATGTTCAAAATTCAGATGGAACAACAACGACTACATATACAATAAATGCGAATGGAGCAAAAGTATTAGCAGGAGATGGAGTGACAGTAGCGACAGGGACACCAGGTTCAAACAATATTACAGATTACACAGTATCAGTAAAGAATACGACATTGACAGCGGCACCAGGTTCAACAACGGTAACAGCAGGAGACAATAATAGTTATGCAAAAGCAGGAGATGTGGCAACGGCAATAACAAAAGTGGGTGCTGCGTCAAAAACGGAACTTCAAAATGGAACAAATACGAATGTAACAAGTCATCAAGGGACTGCTGGTCAAACTATTTATCAAGTAAATGCAGATAAATCAGAAGTTGCAGTAACAGGAACAGGATTAAGTTTGGATTCAAAAACTACTACAGATTCAAATGGAACAAAAACAACAAAATATACATTGGGACTTGATACTACACAATTGACAACAACAGGTGGAAAAGTAGATGCACCGACAGATCCAGGAAAAGTGGTGACAGCAGGAGATATAGCGACAGCAATAAATAGTGCAGGATGGAATGTAGTAGCAGGAAATACAGGAACAGGAACAACATCTGGAAATGTGGCGAATAAATTGATAACGCCAGGAGAAACAGTAAAATTACAGGCTGGGGATAACTTGAATGTAGATCAGTCAGGCGGGATATTTACATATAGCTTGAAAAAAGATATTTCACTTGATAGCGTAACAACAGGAGATACAAAAGTTGCCAATGGCGGAATAACAATCACAAATCCATCAGGAAATCCAGTAACATTAGGACCATCAGGATTGAATAATGGCGGAAATACAATAACAGGTGTTGGCAATGCGGTAAATGATGATGATGCAGTGAATTTGGGACAATTAAAAGCAGTAAAAAATAATCCTTTAAAATTTGGAGGAGATAGTGGAACAGTTGTAACTAGAAAATTGGGAGATCAGCTGGATATTAAAGGTGGAGCAACAGGAGCAACAACATCAGGGAATATAGCTGTTATAGCAGATGGAAATAATACTTTAAATATTCAATTAGCAAAAAATTTAACTGGATTGGACAGCATCTCAACAAATGGTGGAAATACAGTAATTAACGACAATGGAATTACAACGCCAAAAGTTACAATAAACAATGCACCAACAGCGGGAACAGATGCGACAAATAAAGATTATGTAGACAGCACGAAAACGAAAGTGACATCGAATGACAGTTCGGTTGTAGTAAATAAAACGACAAGCGGAAATCAAGACATCTATGATTTGTCGGTAGATGTTACAAAACTGGATGCAGCAAATAAAAGTTTAAGCAACATCAATAATGCAGGAAATAAAGTAATAAGCGATATTGCGAGAAAATCAATAGATGTAGTAGCAGGAACGAATATAAAGGATATAGTTAAAAATGATGTTCAAAATTCAGATGGAACAACAACGACAACATATACAATAAATGCGAATGGAGCAAAAGTATTAGCAGGAGATGGAGTGACAGTAGCGACAGGGACACCAGGTTCAAACAATATTACAGATTACACAGTGTCAGTAAAAAATACGACATTGACAGCAGCGCCAGGCTCAACGACAGTAACAGCAGGGGATAATAACAGTTATGCGAAAGCAGGAGATGTAGCAACGGCGATAACAAATGTAGGGAAAGCATCGAAAACGACAGTAACTTCAAATGACAGTTCAGTAACTGTAGTTTCAAAGGTAGACTCAGGAGATGGACATGTAAATTATGATTTGTCGGTAGATACAAGCAAAGTAGCCGCAAATACGAACTTGACTTACAAGGCAAACAGTGGAACAGGTTTAACAACGACATTGGCAAACGGACTGGATTTCAAAGATGGAGATAATACGAAAGCAACAGTTGGACCGAATGGAGAAGTGAAATACAGCTTAAATCCGACAGTTGCAGGAATTAACAGTATTACGACAAATGGTGGAAATACAGTAATTAATGACAATGGAGTTACAACGCCGTCATTGACATTGACAAATTCAACACCGCTAACTTCTTCATCAGGCGGAAAAGTCACTGTTCCAGCTGGAACAGGAAATCAAGCAGTAACAGGACAGACAGTTGCAAATGCGATAAATAAACTTGGGGATAATACAATAAATTTAAAGGCTTCAGATGGAAATATAACGACAAAACAGTCATTGAATAAAGATGGTGGACTAGAATTTAACATAACAGGAAGCAATGGGATAACAACAACGGCAAGTGGAGATACGATAAATATTACAATTGCGCAGTCTGGACTGAATACATCGACAACAGGCGGGAAAACGACAGTAACACCAGTAACAGGTGGAAATACTTATGCAACAGCAGGGGATGTAGCAACAGCAATTCAAAATGCTGTAAATAATTCGGGATGGAATGCAGTAGCAGGAAGTACAGGAACAGGGACAACATCTGGAAGTGTGTCAAATAAATTGATAACGCCGGGAGAAACAGTAAAATTACAGGCTGGGGATAATTTAAATGTAGATCAGTCAGGTGGAACATTTACATATAGCTTGAAAAATGATATTTCGCTTGACAGTGTGACAACAGGAGATACGAAAGTTGCTAATGGCGGAATTACAATTGGAGCTGGATCGAATCAAGTATCATTGACAAATAATGGCTTAAATAATGGCGGTAATAAAATTACAAATGTAGCTGCAGGGACAAATAAAAATGATGCAGTTAATGTTGGTCAGTTGAATGCGGCAAAAACAGAGCTTGAAAATGGGACAAATACGACAGTGTCTAGCAGAACTGGGTCGAATGGACAAACAATTTACAAAGTTAATACTGATTTTACATCAATAGCAGATGCAATTGGCGGGAATACGAAATTTGATCCGACAACAGGAAAAATAGATACGAGTGCAGCAAATATTGGAGGAACAGGACAGACAAATATAAGTGATGCGGTTAAAGCGGCGATAACAACAGTTTCTTCGAATGATGCTTCAGTAACAGTAAATAAAGTACAAAAATCAGATGGACACTATAATTATGATTTATCAGTAGACACAAATAAGATAGCTGCAAATACAAACCTAACTTACAAGGCAAATAGCGGAACAGGTTTGACAACGACATTGGCAAATGGACTGGATTTCAAAGATGGAGATAATACGGTAGCAACAGTTGGACCGAATGGAGAAGTAAAATACAGCTTGAACCCGACAGTTGCAGGAATTAACAGTATTACGACAAATGGTGGAAATACAGTAATTAACGACAATGGAGTTACAACACCGTCATTGACATTGACAAATTCAACACCGCTAACTTCTTCGACAGGTGGAAAAGTTACTGTACCAGCTGGAACAGGAAATCAGGCAGTAACAGGACAGACAGTTGCAAATGCGATAAATAAACTTGGGGATAATACAATAAATTTAAAGGCTTCAGATGGAAATATAACGACAAAACAGTCATTGAATAAAGATGGGGGACTAGAATTTAACATAACAGGAAGCAATGGAATAACAACAACGGCAAGTGGAGATACGATAAATGTTACAATTGCGCAGTCTGGACTGAATACATCGACAACAGGCGGGAAAACGACAGTAACACCAGTAACAAGCGGAAATACTTATGCAACAGCAGGGGATGTAGCAACAGCAATTCAAAATGCTGTAAATAATTCGGGATGGAATGCAGTAGCAGGAAGTACAGGAACAGGTACAACATCTGGAAGTGTGTCAAATAAATTGATAACGCCAGGAGAAACAGTAAAATTACAGGCTGGAGATAATTTAAATGTAGACCAGTCAGGTGAAACATTTACATATAGCTTGAAAAATGATATTAATGTTAATAGTATAACTGCTGGAAATAATAAGTTTGATACATCAGGATTGACAATTAGTGATGCGGCAGGAAATAAAGCGATAACTACACCATCAGGAACTACTTATACAAATGCGGCAGGAAATACAACTGTTATAAATCCTACAGGAGTAGTGATCAATAAATCGGCAGCAGATCCTAGCAAGTCTGTTTCACTTACAGATAACGGACTTGATAACGGTGGAAATAAAATTACAAATGTTGCGTCAGGAGTAAATCCAACGGATGCAGTAAATGTTAGTCAATTGGATAAAGCTATAAATAAATCAACTTATAATGGACCTGTAGTTTATACAAATGCTGCTAGAGAAAAAATTGTTAAAGCAAATAATGGAAATTACTATAAAGCATTGGATGTCGATTCAGATGGAAATCCACTACCAGGTAAATTGCCAGTTAGTTCAAGTGATATTCAACATAGTTTATTAAATGCTGATGGAAGTACTACAAATCCGAGTACATTAGATAATGTAGGAAAAGGAAAGATTTCTTCATCTTCAAAACAGGCCATAAATGGAAGCCAGTTGAATAATTTGGGAACTCAATTGGGATTGACAGTTGATCCGTCTGGAACTGGGTTTTCAAATCCAACATTTGCTGGACTAAAAAATGTAAATGGTTCGACTGGAGCAGCGCCGACAACATTTAAAGATGCTGTTGATCAAACGATAGATAAAGTAAATGAAGGAATAATTTATGGTGCTGATAATAATACGGCTGGAACTAGACAGCAATTGGGAAGCAGATTGACTGTTGAGAGCGGAGATTTTGCAAGTGGCGGAGTAAATTATAAAGGACAAAATCTTGAAACATCATATGTGTCAGATGGAGCAGGAAATGGTAAAATTATAGTTGGAATAACTGAAAATCCAGAATTTAATTCTGTAAAAGCTAAGACATTTACGGCGGATGATGGAGCAGGAAATACAACTGTAACTAATGGACAAGGTACAACCATTACTGATGCAGCAGGAAATAAAAATGTGGCAACTGCGGCAGGAAACACTTACACAAATGCAGCAGGAAATACAACAACCGTAAATTCTTCTGGAGTGACAATTAATAAGTCAGCAGCGGATCCTAGCAAGTCAGTTTCACTTACAAATAGCGGACTTGACAATGGTGGAAATAGAATTACAAATATTGCTGCAGGAGTTGCTCCGACAGATGCAGTAAATGTTAGTCAATTAGGAAATGCTGTAAATAATTTAACAACAGCTATTAATGCTTCAAAATCGGAAGTAGTTGGCGGAACAAACACAAATGTGACTAGTTCAACAGGTTCAAATGGACAGATAGTTTATAAGGTTGATGCTGATGGAACAACAGTTTCAGGTGGAAGCAGCTTTGTTTCTGTAACTCAGGGAACAAAAGATGCAAATAATATAACTGATTACAAGGTTGACCTGGCACAAGGAACAAAAGACAAACTAAACAGTATTGGAACTGGAAATATTGCTGCAGGAGACAATAATACAGTAACAGGTTCTACAGTGCATAATTACATTCAAAATAATCCTTTGACTTATACAGATGATAATGGAACGACAGTTACTCGTAATTTAGGACAAAATTTAAATATTATGGGTAGAGCGACAGGACCGCTTACTACTGGAAATATTGGAGTTGTAGCAGCTGGACCAGATACATTGGAATTGAGACTGGCTGAAAATGTTGATTTAGGACCAAATGGAAGAGTTACTATGGGAAAAACCGTTGTTAATGATGACGGAATTAAAATTACAGGTGGTCCAAGCGTGACATCGTCAGGAATTGATGCTGGAGGAAAAAAAGTTACGAATATTGCTGAAGGTGATATAAGTCCAACAAGTAACGACGCAGTAACAGGACGACAAGTTTACAATGCTATAAGTGCTGGTGCTGCTGACAAAGCGACAAGAGCAGAACTGGCAGGAGTAAATAATAACTTGACAGCTGGAATTGCAGGAGTTGCGGCGATGGCTAATTTACCGCAAATCAATGACTCGGCTTCAAATAGATTTAATATAGCAGTGGCTGGAGGAGCATATAAAAATGGTAGAGCTATGGCTTTAGGATTTAGTGGAGTTTCTGATGGCGGAAGATTTGTTTACAGAGCTAGTGCAAGTTTGAACAATAAACGAGATGTGGCGGTAGGTTTAGGAGTTGGGTATCAATTTGGTAAAAGAGATGTTATGCCGAATGAACTTGACAGAATGAAATCTATGGTTGCATTTATTGAAGAGCAGAAAGATAGCTACAGTCGACAATTGAAACAGCAACTTGAGCAAGAATCTAGGAAAAATCAGGAAAATTCAGAACTTATTAGACAATTAATGCAAGAAGTTCAAGAGTTGAAGAATAAGAGCAAAAAAGGATAA
- a CDS encoding RNA-guided endonuclease TnpB family protein, which translates to MKYNLAFKYRIYPNKDQELLINKTFGCVRFVYNTILYTANKFYEETGKNKIITPASLKSENQFLKEVDSLALSNAQMNVKRSFTNFFQKRAKFPKFKSKKNNVKSYTTNCVNNSIRIEENKYLVLPKLKRIKLKYHREIPEDYKIKSVTLTNSNGNYYVSVLTEFEKEIQKMPNSDKVIGLDFSMSELFVSSENQRADYPKYFRMLEEELKKLQKSLSRKVKFSKNWYKQKAKISKLHEYIKNCRGDFLHKLSKKLSEDYNAVVVEDLNMKGMSQALNFGKSVGDNGWGMFLRMVEYKLMFLGKQFLKIDKWFPSSKTCSKCGNVKEKLKLSERSYKCECCGIEIDRDYNAAVNIKNIGKLMLKY; encoded by the coding sequence ATGAAATATAATTTAGCATTCAAATATAGAATTTATCCAAATAAAGATCAAGAATTGTTGATAAATAAGACTTTTGGATGTGTTCGTTTTGTTTACAATACGATTTTGTATACTGCGAATAAATTTTATGAAGAAACTGGAAAAAATAAAATAATTACACCTGCCAGTTTGAAAAGTGAAAATCAATTTTTAAAAGAAGTGGACAGCTTGGCACTTTCAAATGCTCAAATGAATGTAAAACGATCGTTTACGAATTTCTTTCAGAAGAGAGCAAAGTTTCCAAAGTTCAAATCTAAAAAGAATAATGTTAAAAGTTACACGACAAATTGTGTGAACAATTCGATACGAATTGAGGAAAATAAATATTTGGTTTTGCCAAAATTGAAAAGAATAAAATTGAAATATCATAGAGAAATACCAGAAGATTACAAGATAAAGTCGGTAACACTAACAAACAGTAATGGAAATTACTATGTTTCTGTTTTGACAGAATTTGAAAAAGAAATTCAAAAAATGCCAAATAGTGATAAAGTAATTGGACTTGATTTTTCAATGTCTGAATTATTTGTCAGTTCTGAAAACCAAAGGGCTGATTATCCAAAATATTTTAGAATGTTGGAAGAAGAATTGAAAAAATTACAGAAATCATTATCGAGAAAAGTGAAGTTTTCTAAAAATTGGTATAAGCAAAAAGCGAAAATATCAAAATTGCATGAGTATATCAAAAATTGCCGAGGAGATTTTTTGCATAAATTATCGAAAAAATTGTCTGAAGATTATAATGCTGTGGTTGTTGAAGATTTGAATATGAAAGGGATGAGTCAGGCATTAAATTTTGGGAAAAGTGTAGGAGATAATGGATGGGGAATGTTTTTGAGGATGGTTGAGTATAAACTGATGTTTTTAGGAAAGCAATTTTTGAAGATAGATAAGTGGTTTCCATCGTCGAAAACTTGTAGTAAATGTGGAAATGTTAAAGAAAAATTGAAATTATCAGAAAGAAGTTATAAATGTGAGTGCTGTGGAATTGAAATTGATAGAGATTACAATGCTGCAGTGAATATAAAAAACATTGGAAAATTGATGTTGAAATATTAG
- a CDS encoding CDP-glycerol glycerophosphotransferase family protein encodes MNKLKFLANMLIAYILYPFKKNSFKNRKIWIVGGNAGELYVDNGRAMYEYLRAKEEIEEYWVINKNSKSAQKIPGKKLIKGSIKSYLYFMNAEVALFSHSISADIVPYLFVVPLLKKFHKKIFKVFLNHGTVGFKVNHPMNKKTQKIAQDIVKSYDLNICDSNFEKNIKTKMWWQVPENTAIVTGYPRYDKLYNVKSSQKEILFMPTWRNWIKSENLKIEDTDYFKNITNLITDPKLNEFLKKNNIKFNIYIHQLMQNYLKNFDNIKLSENVKILPVEAEITQELEKSEILITDYSSVAYDFYYLNKPIIFFQFDKDEYDKKVGSYVKTKDLFGIQAKTLEKCVENIIKISENNFNYEKNLKEKFEKLQPKFLKYTDKKNCDRVYAEILKHLKK; translated from the coding sequence ATGAATAAACTAAAATTTTTAGCAAATATGTTAATTGCCTATATTTTGTACCCTTTTAAAAAAAATTCGTTTAAAAATAGAAAAATTTGGATTGTCGGTGGAAATGCTGGTGAACTTTATGTCGACAACGGCCGTGCAATGTACGAGTATTTAAGAGCTAAAGAAGAAATTGAAGAATATTGGGTAATTAATAAAAATTCAAAATCAGCTCAAAAAATTCCAGGAAAAAAATTAATTAAAGGTAGCATAAAAAGTTATTTATATTTTATGAATGCTGAAGTTGCACTATTTTCTCATTCAATTTCTGCTGATATAGTTCCTTATCTTTTCGTTGTCCCGCTTTTGAAAAAATTTCACAAAAAAATTTTTAAAGTTTTCCTAAATCATGGAACAGTTGGATTTAAAGTCAATCATCCGATGAACAAAAAGACGCAAAAAATTGCTCAAGATATTGTAAAATCTTATGATTTAAACATTTGCGACTCCAATTTTGAAAAAAACATAAAAACTAAAATGTGGTGGCAAGTTCCAGAAAATACTGCTATTGTAACTGGTTATCCCAGATATGACAAACTTTATAATGTTAAAAGTTCCCAAAAAGAAATACTTTTTATGCCAACTTGGAGAAATTGGATAAAATCAGAAAATTTAAAAATTGAAGATACAGATTATTTTAAAAATATTACAAATTTGATTACAGACCCAAAATTAAACGAATTTCTTAAAAAAAATAATATAAAATTCAATATTTATATACATCAGCTTATGCAAAATTACCTAAAAAATTTTGACAACATAAAACTTTCTGAAAATGTAAAAATTTTGCCAGTTGAAGCTGAAATTACGCAGGAACTTGAGAAATCTGAAATTTTAATTACCGATTATTCCAGCGTTGCATATGATTTTTATTATTTAAATAAGCCGATTATATTTTTTCAGTTTGACAAAGATGAATATGATAAAAAAGTTGGCTCATATGTGAAAACTAAAGATTTGTTTGGAATACAGGCAAAAACTTTAGAAAAATGTGTTGAAAATATTATAAAAATTTCAGAAAATAATTTTAATTACGAAAAAAATTTAAAAGAGAAATTTGAAAAATTACAGCCAAAATTTTTAAAATATACAGATAAAAAAAATTGTGACAGAGTTTATGCTGAAATTTTAAAACATTTAAAAAAATAG